The Pseudomonas protegens genome contains the following window.
TTCGGCTTTCGGCATGTTGGCGCGGTCCATGGGCCACGGCATGCAGTGCGGCGTGGTGCAGTTCATCAAGGGCCGTAACAGCACCGGCGAAGAACTGTTCTTCCGGCGTTTTCCGGAGCAGGTGCGCTTTCATGTGATGGGCGAGGGCTTTACCTGGGAAACCCAGGATCGCCAGCGCGATATCGCCGCGGCCGAAGCCGCCTGGGCAGTGTCCAGGGCGTTGCTGAGCGACCCGGGCATCGGTCTGGTGGTGCTCGACGAACTGAACATCGCCCTCAAGCACGGCTACCTGGATCTGGACCAGGTGCTCAGCGACCTGCAAGCCCGGCCGCCCATGCAGCATGTGGTGGTGACCGGCCGTGGGGCCAAGCCGGAACTGATCGAACTGGCCGATACCGTCACCGAAATGGGCAT
Protein-coding sequences here:
- the cobO gene encoding cob(I)yrinic acid a,c-diamide adenosyltransferase, with product MSESPDRDERHVARMLRKKAVIDERIANSPNECGLLLVLTGNGKGKSSSAFGMLARSMGHGMQCGVVQFIKGRNSTGEELFFRRFPEQVRFHVMGEGFTWETQDRQRDIAAAEAAWAVSRALLSDPGIGLVVLDELNIALKHGYLDLDQVLSDLQARPPMQHVVVTGRGAKPELIELADTVTEMGMVKHAFQAGIKAQKGVEL